In the Blautia coccoides genome, GCTCCTTTGCAGGGGCTTCCTCTTCTTCCCCCCGCTCTGTCCGAAATGCCCCAAGCAGCCGTTCCAGGACCTGATTGAGCTTTTCCTGCTCCACAGGTTTCAGCAGATAGTCAAAGGTCCCCATTCTGATGGCAGACTGCGCATACTCAAATTCCGCGTACCCGCTGATGAAAATCACCTTCATGTCTATCCCCTTCTCTCTCAGCTTCTCCAAAAGCTGCAGGCCATTCAGTCCGGGCATACGGATATCAGAGATCAAAATATCCGGCTTTTTCTCCAAGATCTCTTCCATGGCAGCCACCCCATTGTTCGCCTCACCGATCACCTGAAACGGCAGCCCTGACTTTTCTATCTGCTTTTTGAGTCCGATCACTATCCATGTTTCATCATCTGCCAGATAAATTCTGTACATTTTTCCTGC is a window encoding:
- a CDS encoding response regulator transcription factor translates to MYRIYLADDETWIVIGLKKQIEKSGLPFQVIGEANNGVAAMEEILEKKPDILISDIRMPGLNGLQLLEKLREKGIDMKVIFISGYAEFEYAQSAIRMGTFDYLLKPVEQEKLNQVLERLLGAFRTERGEEEEAPAKEPMNSSMMKRIIREIQERYTENITLSGLAEAHGISTGYLSSQLKAELGLSFSEYITSKRIQKAKELLADESLSVESIAELTGYNDYFYFIKVFKKNTGISPSKYRKNL